Proteins found in one Limnobaculum xujianqingii genomic segment:
- a CDS encoding aryl-sulfate sulfotransferase, producing MFIKTRNTLVAGTVALALGFASPTIMAAGFKPAQPAGNLGAIVVDPYGNAPLTALVELDGHKVSDVKVTVHGKNDKGVPISYAVGAESLKSYDGIPIFGLYQKHDNKVTVEYKENNKPLKDEYIIKTSSIVNNYMDNRSLSDLQETKVITVAPGFEDRLYLVNTHTFTAQGSDLHWHGEKDKNAGILDAGPAGGALPFDIAPFTFIVDTQGEYRWWLNQNAIYDGRDVNINKRGYLMGIRETPRGTFTAVQGQHWYEFDMMGQILVDHKLPRGFMDATHESVETSNGTVLLRVGKRNYKRDDGLHVHTIRDHIIEVDKSGRVIDVWDLNLILDPLRDSLLGALDAGAVCVNVDLAHAGQQAKLEPDTPYGDALGVGPGRNWAHVNSIAYDAKDDSIILSSRHQGVVKIGRDKEVKWILAPSKGWNEKLSKKLLKPVSDSGKPLQCDENGKCENSNFDFSYTQHTAWLSSKGTLTVFDNGDGRGLEQPALPTMKYSRFVEYKIDEKNMTVQQVWEYGKDRGYDWYSPITSIVEYQKDRDTMFGFGGSIHLFDVGQPTVGKLNEIDYKTKAVKVEIDVLSDKPNQTHYRALLVRPQNMFK from the coding sequence ATGTTTATAAAAACCAGAAATACGCTGGTGGCAGGCACAGTTGCATTAGCTCTGGGCTTCGCCTCCCCAACGATAATGGCTGCCGGTTTTAAACCCGCACAGCCTGCTGGTAATTTAGGTGCTATCGTGGTGGATCCCTATGGAAACGCCCCTTTAACCGCATTAGTTGAACTGGACGGTCACAAAGTTTCTGACGTTAAAGTCACGGTACATGGAAAAAATGATAAAGGTGTTCCCATCAGCTACGCGGTTGGGGCCGAATCACTAAAAAGCTACGATGGCATTCCAATATTTGGCCTGTATCAAAAACACGATAACAAGGTCACGGTGGAATATAAGGAAAACAATAAACCGCTAAAAGATGAGTACATCATCAAAACCTCATCCATCGTCAATAACTACATGGACAATCGCTCATTAAGCGATCTGCAAGAAACGAAAGTCATCACCGTCGCTCCCGGCTTTGAAGATCGCCTGTACTTAGTTAACACCCATACCTTTACTGCTCAGGGCTCTGACCTCCACTGGCACGGAGAAAAGGATAAGAATGCAGGCATTCTTGACGCCGGCCCGGCTGGCGGGGCTTTGCCTTTTGATATTGCTCCCTTCACCTTCATCGTTGATACACAAGGAGAGTATCGTTGGTGGCTTAACCAGAATGCCATTTACGATGGTCGCGATGTAAACATCAATAAACGCGGTTATCTGATGGGAATTAGGGAAACTCCGCGCGGTACTTTCACCGCGGTACAAGGGCAACACTGGTATGAATTTGACATGATGGGGCAGATTCTGGTGGACCATAAACTCCCCAGAGGCTTTATGGATGCCACTCATGAATCGGTAGAAACCTCTAACGGCACCGTACTGCTACGGGTAGGCAAACGTAACTATAAGCGTGATGACGGCTTGCATGTGCATACCATTCGCGATCACATCATTGAAGTAGACAAATCCGGACGCGTTATCGACGTATGGGATTTGAACCTGATACTCGATCCATTACGCGATAGCCTGTTAGGCGCGCTGGATGCCGGTGCAGTGTGTGTTAACGTCGATCTGGCTCATGCTGGTCAACAGGCCAAACTGGAACCGGATACCCCTTATGGCGATGCGTTGGGTGTAGGCCCCGGTCGTAACTGGGCGCACGTAAACTCCATCGCCTATGATGCTAAAGATGACTCGATCATTCTCTCTTCCCGCCATCAGGGCGTGGTAAAAATCGGCCGCGATAAAGAGGTGAAATGGATACTGGCTCCGTCCAAAGGCTGGAATGAAAAGCTATCCAAAAAGCTACTGAAACCAGTATCAGACAGTGGCAAACCGCTGCAGTGTGATGAAAACGGCAAATGTGAAAACAGCAACTTTGACTTCAGCTATACCCAGCATACCGCCTGGCTTTCAAGTAAAGGCACCCTGACCGTATTCGACAACGGCGATGGCCGCGGTCTGGAGCAACCAGCGCTACCAACCATGAAATACTCACGTTTTGTGGAATATAAGATTGATGAGAAAAACATGACGGTTCAGCAGGTTTGGGAATATGGCAAGGATCGTGGCTATGACTGGTATAGCCCTATCACTTCAATAGTGGAATATCAGAAAGACAGGGACACCATGTTTGGCTTCGGTGGTTCCATCCATCTGTTCGATGTTGGCCAACCAACCGTCGGTAAGCTAAACGAGATCGACTATAAAACCAAAGCGGTCAAGGTAGAGATCGATGTGCTTTCCGATAAGCCTAACCAGACTCACTATCGCGCCCTGCTGGTGCGCCCACAGAATATGTTCAAGTAA
- a CDS encoding LysR family transcriptional regulator: MRKVENIPLDTELLGLFKALSETQSLTAASNKQGMSQAAASRALTKLRAIFNDQLFIKSGYGMQATPRARLLTPRVLAALQELERLTDPDEFRPEELTRTLYVGAVDNGVFTIFSRVIGELFRQAPKARIEILPIGEDLCSNLKYGSMDLAIFPLLALPSDFHEINLFETSYACLVRQGHPLTEYINSGKTPSMEQINQYRRMQITVHDGKQGQGYAIDDGAFEHSADHDIAMSVPYFLAAPMILAETDFVLTLPCQTAHHFAEKNNLVVLPYPCDSRKFFTRLIWHHRVHYDPAVQWLRSLFIKCASEEGKLVKTKETGNY, encoded by the coding sequence ATGCGTAAAGTGGAAAACATTCCGCTGGATACGGAATTACTGGGTTTATTCAAAGCTTTATCTGAAACACAATCACTGACGGCTGCATCAAACAAGCAGGGAATGAGCCAGGCCGCCGCCAGTCGGGCATTAACAAAACTGAGAGCCATTTTTAACGATCAGCTGTTTATTAAGTCGGGCTACGGTATGCAGGCAACGCCAAGAGCCAGGCTGCTTACTCCCAGAGTGCTGGCTGCTTTACAGGAACTGGAACGTTTAACCGATCCTGATGAATTCAGGCCGGAAGAGTTAACGCGTACGCTGTATGTCGGGGCGGTAGATAATGGCGTATTTACCATTTTTTCCCGGGTGATTGGTGAGCTCTTTCGTCAGGCTCCAAAAGCGCGCATTGAAATACTGCCAATAGGGGAAGATCTGTGTTCCAACCTGAAATATGGAAGCATGGATTTAGCCATTTTTCCTCTGCTGGCGTTGCCATCAGATTTTCATGAGATCAATCTGTTTGAAACCTCTTACGCCTGCTTAGTACGGCAGGGTCATCCGTTGACGGAATATATTAATTCGGGAAAAACGCCGTCAATGGAACAAATTAATCAGTACCGGCGTATGCAGATAACCGTTCATGACGGTAAACAGGGGCAAGGATATGCCATTGATGACGGTGCTTTTGAACATTCGGCAGATCATGACATAGCTATGTCGGTCCCTTATTTTTTAGCCGCACCAATGATACTGGCAGAAACCGACTTTGTATTAACCTTACCCTGCCAAACCGCTCATCATTTTGCAGAAAAGAATAATCTGGTAGTACTGCCTTACCCCTGTGATTCACGCAAATTTTTTACCCGATTGATCTGGCACCACCGGGTGCATTATGACCCTGCGGTTCAATGGCTGAGAAGCCTGTTTATTAAGTGTGCGTCGGAAGAAGGAAAACTTGTTAAAACAAAGGAAACTGGCAACTATTGA
- a CDS encoding glutamate synthase small subunit, which translates to MSENVYQFIDLQRVDPPKKPLNIRKIQFVEIYEPFLDTQAKAQADRCLSCGNPYCEWKCPVHNYIPNWLKLANEGRIMEAADLAHQTNSLPEVCGRVCPQDRLCEGSCTLNDEFGAVTIGNIERYITDKALEMGWKPDMSQVKSTGKKVAIIGAGPAGLACADVLARNGVQAVVFDRHPEIGGLLTFGIPSFKLDKEVMVKRRQIFTEMGIEFRLNTEIGKDISVAQLLAEYDSLFLGVGTYQSMSGGLPNEQANGVYNALPYLIANTKHIMGYAASNDEPYINLEGKRVVVLGGGDTAMDCVRTAIRQGATQVICAYRRDEENMPGSRREVKNAREEGVEFQFNLQPISIEVNAAGQVNGVKVVRTELGAPDAKGRRNPQVIEGSEHTLNADAVIMAFGFKPHSMPWLAEQRVNVDKQGRITAPDNTETPYQTSNSKIFAGGDAVRGSDLVVTAIAEGRKAADGIMTFLGV; encoded by the coding sequence ATGAGCGAAAATGTCTATCAATTTATCGACCTGCAGCGTGTTGATCCGCCTAAAAAACCGCTAAATATCCGGAAAATTCAGTTTGTTGAAATCTACGAACCCTTTCTGGATACGCAGGCCAAAGCGCAGGCAGACCGTTGTCTCTCCTGCGGTAACCCTTATTGTGAGTGGAAATGTCCGGTACATAACTACATCCCTAACTGGCTGAAGCTGGCCAATGAGGGACGTATTATGGAAGCGGCGGATCTGGCTCACCAAACCAACAGCCTGCCGGAAGTATGCGGTCGAGTTTGTCCACAGGATCGCCTGTGTGAAGGCTCCTGCACCCTGAACGATGAATTTGGTGCCGTCACCATCGGTAACATTGAGCGTTATATCACTGATAAAGCGCTGGAGATGGGCTGGAAACCGGATATGTCTCAGGTGAAATCTACCGGTAAAAAAGTGGCGATTATTGGTGCAGGTCCGGCAGGACTGGCCTGTGCTGACGTGCTGGCGCGTAATGGCGTACAGGCGGTAGTCTTCGATCGTCATCCGGAAATCGGTGGTTTGTTAACGTTTGGTATCCCCTCTTTCAAACTGGATAAAGAGGTGATGGTGAAACGTCGCCAAATCTTTACTGAGATGGGAATTGAGTTTCGCCTGAACACCGAAATTGGTAAGGATATTTCTGTCGCCCAACTGCTGGCAGAGTACGACAGCCTGTTTCTGGGTGTTGGTACTTATCAATCGATGTCCGGCGGATTACCGAACGAGCAGGCTAATGGTGTGTATAACGCCCTACCTTATCTGATTGCCAATACCAAACATATTATGGGCTACGCCGCCAGCAATGATGAACCCTATATCAATCTGGAAGGTAAGCGTGTGGTGGTACTTGGTGGCGGTGATACCGCAATGGACTGTGTCAGAACCGCTATCCGTCAGGGGGCAACTCAGGTGATCTGTGCCTATCGCCGGGATGAAGAGAACATGCCAGGCTCACGGCGCGAAGTGAAAAATGCCCGTGAAGAAGGCGTTGAGTTCCAGTTCAATTTGCAGCCAATCAGCATTGAAGTGAATGCCGCCGGTCAGGTTAACGGTGTGAAAGTAGTACGCACTGAGCTGGGAGCACCCGATGCCAAAGGGCGTCGTAACCCACAAGTGATTGAGGGTTCAGAACATACCCTGAATGCTGATGCCGTTATCATGGCTTTTGGTTTCAAACCACACAGTATGCCGTGGTTAGCGGAACAACGTGTCAACGTTGATAAGCAAGGTCGTATTACCGCACCTGATAACACTGAAACACCTTACCAAACCAGCAATAGTAAAATATTTGCCGGTGGTGATGCCGTTCGCGGTTCCGATCTGGTGGTAACGGCTATTGCCGAAGGGCGTAAAGCAGCGGATGGGATTATGACGTTTTTGGGGGTTTAG
- the gltB gene encoding glutamate synthase large subunit has product MLYDASKERDNCGFGLIAHIEGEPSHKVVRTAIHGLSRMQHRGAILSDGKTGDGCGLLLQKPDRFFRLVAEEQGWRLAKNYAVGMLFLSQDAEEAEASRKIVEEELQRETLSIIGWRVVPTNPDMLGEIALSSLPRIEQIFVNAPAGWRSLDMERRLFMARRRIEKRVEDETFYVCSLSNVVSIYKGLCMPVDLPRFYLDLADLRLESSICLFHQRFSTNTVPRWQLAQPFRYLAHNGEINTITGNRQWARARSYKFKTPLIPDLQDAAPFVNETGSDSSSLDNMLELFLSGGMDLIRAMRLLVPPAWQNNPDMDEELRAFFDFNSMHMEPWDGPAGIVMSDGRYAACNLDRNGLRPARYVITKDKLITCASEVGIWDYQPDEVVEKGRVGPGELMVIDTRTGRILRTNETDNDLKSRHPYLSWMSKNVRRLTPFEDLPDDQVGSREMDDTLLETYQKQFAYSNEELEQVIRVIGENGQEATGSMGDDTPFAVLSSKPRVIYDYFRQQFAQVTNPPIDPLREAHVMSLATNIGREMNVFCEAEGQAHRLSFTSPVLLYSDFVQLTTLKEEYYRADTVDITYCPDKMDLHAAVIAMCDEAEKKVRQGTVLVVLSDRNIAPDRLPIPAPMAVGALQTRLVESNLRCDANIIIETASARDPHHFAVLLGFGATAIYPYLAYETLAKMVENGVIEKQQRRVMLNYRNGINKGLYKIMSKMGISTVASYRCSQLFEAVGLHSELTALCFKGVSSRIGGAHFSDFQQDLLNLSKRAWLKRKPLDQGGLLKFVHGGEYHAYNPDVVSTLQAAVKSGDYEDYKLYADLVNKRPVTTLRDLLALKPQDESQAIAIDEVEPAESLFSRFDTAAMSIGALSPDAHESLAIAMNTIGGKSNSGEGGEDPVRYGTNKVSRIKQVASGRFGVTPAYLVNADVIQIKVAQGAKPGEGGQLPGDKVTPYIAKLRYSVPGVTLISPPPHHDIYSIEDLAQLIFDLKQVNHKAMISVKLVSEPGVGTIATGVAKAYADLITIAGYDGGTGASPLSSVKYAGSPWELGLAETQQALVANGLRHKIRLQVDGGLKTGLDIVKAAILGAESFGFGTGPMVALGCKYLRICHLNNCATGVATQDEKLRADHYHGLPERVINYFNFIAHETRLLMAELGIAQLTDLIGRTDLLTELDGFSARQQRLDLSGLLHCAQPHPGKALFCTENNPPFDKGILNQTILTQAEPYMQAKQSKSFYFDICNTDRSVGAALSGAIAEKHGDQGLASDPIKVHFNGTAGQSFGVWNAGGVELTLTGDANDYVGKGMAGGTIIIRPPVGSAFRGHEASIIGNTCLYGATGGKLFAAGRAGERFAVRNSGAITVVEGIGDNGCEYMTGGIVCILGRTGINFGAGMTGGFAYVLDENNEFRKRVNPELVEVLAVDALAIHEEHLRGLLTEHIQNTGSARAEEILANWSEWATKFVLVKPKSSDIKALLGHRSRSSAELRIQAQ; this is encoded by the coding sequence ATGCTATACGACGCGTCGAAAGAACGTGACAACTGTGGTTTTGGCCTTATTGCCCATATAGAAGGCGAGCCAAGCCATAAAGTCGTCAGAACGGCTATTCATGGCCTGTCACGCATGCAGCATCGCGGCGCGATATTATCCGATGGTAAAACCGGCGATGGATGTGGGCTATTACTGCAAAAACCTGACCGTTTCTTTCGTCTGGTGGCGGAAGAGCAAGGCTGGCGACTGGCAAAAAACTATGCCGTCGGCATGCTGTTTTTAAGTCAGGATGCGGAAGAGGCAGAAGCCAGCCGTAAAATCGTTGAAGAAGAACTTCAACGTGAAACCCTTTCAATTATTGGCTGGCGCGTAGTGCCAACCAATCCGGATATGCTGGGGGAAATTGCGCTCTCTTCCCTACCGCGTATTGAGCAAATTTTTGTTAACGCACCGGCAGGCTGGCGCTCATTAGATATGGAACGTCGTCTGTTTATGGCGCGCCGTCGTATCGAAAAACGAGTGGAAGATGAGACCTTCTACGTCTGTAGTTTATCGAACGTAGTCAGCATCTATAAAGGGCTGTGTATGCCCGTTGACCTGCCGCGTTTCTATCTCGATCTGGCAGACCTGCGGTTAGAATCGTCCATTTGTCTGTTTCACCAGCGCTTCTCCACCAATACCGTACCCCGCTGGCAGCTTGCACAGCCGTTCCGCTATTTAGCGCACAACGGTGAAATCAATACTATTACCGGTAACCGCCAGTGGGCCAGAGCCCGCTCCTATAAATTTAAAACCCCGCTGATTCCTGACTTACAGGATGCCGCCCCTTTTGTTAATGAAACCGGCTCTGACTCCAGCTCGCTGGACAATATGCTGGAGCTATTTCTTAGCGGCGGGATGGATCTGATTCGGGCCATGCGCCTGCTGGTTCCACCGGCATGGCAGAACAACCCCGATATGGATGAAGAGCTGCGCGCCTTCTTTGACTTTAACTCCATGCATATGGAGCCCTGGGATGGCCCGGCAGGTATCGTAATGTCCGATGGACGCTATGCCGCCTGTAATCTGGATCGTAACGGCCTGCGCCCTGCCCGCTATGTGATCACTAAAGATAAGCTGATCACCTGCGCCTCAGAAGTCGGTATCTGGGATTATCAACCGGATGAAGTGGTGGAAAAAGGCCGCGTTGGCCCCGGTGAGTTAATGGTGATCGATACCCGCACCGGCAGAATTCTGCGCACCAATGAAACCGATAATGACCTGAAGAGCCGTCACCCTTATCTGAGCTGGATGAGCAAAAACGTTCGTCGCTTAACACCGTTTGAAGATCTGCCAGACGATCAAGTAGGCAGCCGCGAAATGGATGATACCCTGCTGGAAACCTACCAGAAGCAGTTTGCCTACAGTAATGAAGAGCTGGAGCAGGTCATTCGTGTTATCGGCGAGAACGGTCAGGAAGCTACCGGCTCTATGGGAGATGATACTCCGTTTGCCGTACTATCCAGCAAGCCGCGGGTTATCTACGATTACTTCCGTCAGCAGTTCGCTCAGGTGACTAACCCACCGATTGATCCGCTACGTGAAGCTCATGTCATGTCGCTGGCGACCAATATTGGTCGCGAGATGAACGTATTCTGTGAGGCTGAAGGTCAGGCTCACCGTCTGAGCTTTACTTCACCAGTATTGCTGTACTCTGACTTTGTTCAGCTCACCACGCTGAAAGAGGAGTATTACCGGGCCGATACAGTAGATATCACCTACTGTCCGGACAAAATGGATCTGCATGCTGCCGTTATCGCCATGTGTGATGAAGCCGAGAAGAAAGTACGTCAGGGCACGGTACTGGTGGTTCTGTCTGACCGCAATATTGCGCCAGACCGTTTACCTATTCCTGCCCCCATGGCGGTGGGTGCGCTGCAAACCCGTCTGGTGGAATCAAATCTGCGCTGCGATGCCAATATTATTATTGAAACCGCCAGCGCCCGTGACCCGCACCACTTTGCCGTGCTGTTAGGCTTTGGTGCTACCGCTATCTACCCTTATCTGGCTTATGAAACGCTGGCCAAAATGGTAGAGAATGGCGTTATTGAGAAGCAACAGCGCCGGGTGATGTTGAATTACCGTAACGGTATCAATAAAGGTCTGTATAAGATTATGTCCAAAATGGGCATCTCCACCGTTGCCTCTTACCGTTGTTCTCAACTGTTTGAAGCCGTTGGCCTGCATTCCGAACTGACCGCACTTTGTTTTAAAGGCGTCTCCAGTCGTATCGGGGGTGCCCACTTCAGTGATTTCCAGCAAGACTTGCTCAACCTGTCTAAACGGGCATGGCTGAAACGCAAACCATTGGATCAAGGCGGCTTACTGAAGTTTGTTCACGGCGGTGAGTATCATGCTTACAACCCTGATGTGGTTTCTACCCTACAAGCCGCAGTGAAATCAGGCGACTATGAAGACTATAAGCTGTATGCCGATCTGGTAAACAAACGTCCGGTGACCACTCTGCGTGACTTGCTGGCGTTAAAACCACAGGATGAGTCTCAGGCCATTGCAATTGACGAAGTTGAACCGGCAGAATCGCTGTTCTCCCGTTTTGATACCGCCGCGATGTCTATTGGTGCATTGAGTCCGGATGCCCATGAATCGCTGGCGATTGCCATGAATACCATCGGCGGTAAGTCTAACTCCGGCGAAGGTGGTGAAGATCCGGTGCGTTATGGCACCAATAAAGTATCCCGTATTAAGCAGGTGGCTTCCGGTCGCTTTGGCGTTACCCCAGCCTATCTGGTGAATGCGGACGTTATCCAAATTAAAGTGGCTCAGGGCGCTAAACCGGGTGAAGGCGGTCAATTACCGGGGGACAAAGTCACCCCTTATATTGCCAAACTGCGCTATTCGGTGCCCGGTGTAACCCTGATATCACCGCCGCCTCATCATGATATCTACTCTATCGAAGATTTAGCCCAGCTGATTTTCGACCTCAAGCAGGTCAATCATAAAGCAATGATCTCGGTGAAACTGGTTTCTGAACCGGGGGTTGGCACTATTGCCACCGGCGTAGCCAAAGCCTATGCCGATTTAATTACTATTGCCGGTTACGATGGCGGTACCGGAGCCAGTCCGTTAAGCTCGGTGAAATATGCCGGAAGCCCGTGGGAATTAGGTCTGGCAGAAACCCAGCAAGCACTGGTGGCTAACGGCCTGCGTCATAAGATTCGTTTGCAGGTGGATGGCGGTCTGAAAACTGGACTGGATATCGTTAAAGCAGCCATTCTCGGTGCAGAAAGCTTTGGTTTTGGTACTGGCCCTATGGTGGCATTAGGCTGTAAATATCTGCGTATCTGCCATCTGAACAACTGCGCTACCGGCGTTGCTACTCAGGATGAAAAGCTGCGAGCAGACCACTATCACGGCCTGCCGGAGCGAGTGATTAATTACTTTAATTTTATCGCTCATGAAACTCGCCTGCTTATGGCCGAGCTGGGCATTGCACAGCTAACTGACCTGATTGGACGTACCGATCTGTTAACCGAACTGGATGGTTTCTCTGCCAGACAGCAGCGTCTGGACCTGTCCGGTTTACTGCACTGTGCTCAGCCACACCCTGGCAAAGCGCTGTTTTGCACTGAAAACAATCCGCCGTTTGATAAAGGCATTCTGAACCAGACTATTCTGACTCAGGCTGAACCTTACATGCAGGCGAAACAGAGTAAATCGTTCTATTTTGATATTTGCAATACCGACCGCTCGGTAGGTGCTGCGCTGTCTGGTGCTATCGCCGAGAAACATGGCGATCAGGGACTGGCAAGCGATCCTATCAAGGTTCACTTTAACGGTACTGCCGGACAAAGTTTTGGCGTGTGGAATGCGGGGGGTGTTGAACTAACCCTGACCGGCGACGCTAATGACTACGTAGGTAAAGGTATGGCTGGGGGTACTATTATTATTCGACCTCCGGTAGGCTCTGCTTTCCGTGGGCACGAAGCATCGATTATCGGTAATACCTGTTTGTACGGTGCCACCGGCGGTAAGCTGTTTGCCGCTGGCCGTGCAGGCGAACGTTTTGCCGTGCGTAACTCTGGTGCCATTACTGTAGTCGAAGGCATTGGTGATAATGGCTGTGAATATATGACCGGCGGTATTGTTTGTATTCTGGGTCGTACCGGTATCAACTTTGGTGCAGGTATGACTGGTGGTTTCGCTTATGTACTGGACGAAAATAACGAGTTCCGTAAACGGGTTAATCCTGAACTGGTTGAAGTGCTGGCAGTCGATGCATTAGCCATTCACGAAGAGCATTTGCGTGGATTGTTAACCGAACATATCCAGAACACCGGTTCCGCCAGAGCAGAAGAAATTCTGGCAAACTGGTCCGAGTGGGCAACTAAATTTGTCCTGGTCAAACCAAAATCCAGCGATATCAAAGCACTGCTCGGCCATCGTAGCCGTTCCAGCGCTGAGTTGCGGATTCAGGCGCAGTAA
- a CDS encoding TIGR01212 family radical SAM protein (This family includes YhcC from E. coli K-12, an uncharacterized radical SAM protein.): protein MQLNRHINMFGADLQQCYGEKIHKLTLHGGFSCPNRDGTVGRGGCTFCNVASFSDEAQQHQSIAEQLARQAKKANRASRYLAYFQAYTSTYAEICLLRDMYQQALSQADIVGICVGTRPDCVSEPVLDLLSDYCHQGYEVWLELGLQSANDKTLKKINRGHDFACYQATTLAARQRGIKVCTHLIAGLPGESLNDNLETVARVAETGTDGLKLHPLHIVTGSTMAKAWQADRLTALGLEEYVQRAGEMIRYTPVDIIYHRISATARRPTLLAPLWCENRWLAMNAIEKYLIKMGNQGSALGQSFIPCGVMAE, encoded by the coding sequence ATGCAACTGAATCGACATATCAATATGTTTGGTGCTGACTTACAGCAGTGCTACGGCGAAAAAATTCATAAGCTGACGCTGCATGGCGGGTTCAGTTGTCCTAACCGTGACGGTACGGTTGGTCGGGGGGGATGTACTTTCTGTAATGTAGCTTCGTTTTCAGATGAGGCACAGCAGCATCAGAGTATTGCAGAACAGTTGGCGCGTCAGGCGAAGAAGGCAAATCGGGCCAGCCGCTATCTGGCCTATTTTCAGGCCTATACCAGTACTTATGCGGAGATTTGTCTGCTGCGTGATATGTATCAGCAGGCGCTGTCACAGGCAGATATTGTTGGGATTTGTGTTGGTACTCGCCCTGATTGTGTATCTGAGCCGGTCTTGGATTTGCTGTCAGATTATTGTCATCAGGGGTATGAAGTGTGGCTGGAACTGGGGCTACAAAGCGCTAATGATAAAACGCTGAAAAAAATTAATCGTGGTCATGATTTTGCCTGCTATCAGGCAACAACTCTCGCCGCCCGGCAGCGGGGAATAAAAGTCTGTACTCACCTGATTGCCGGATTGCCAGGTGAAAGCCTCAATGACAATTTAGAAACGGTTGCCAGAGTGGCGGAAACGGGGACTGATGGTTTAAAACTGCATCCTCTGCATATTGTTACTGGCAGCACCATGGCAAAAGCCTGGCAGGCCGATCGACTGACGGCTCTGGGGCTGGAAGAGTATGTACAACGTGCCGGTGAAATGATCCGCTATACGCCGGTTGATATTATTTATCACCGAATTTCTGCTACGGCACGGCGCCCAACCCTGTTAGCGCCGCTATGGTGTGAAAACCGCTGGCTGGCGATGAATGCTATTGAGAAGTATCTTATTAAAATGGGGAATCAGGGTTCGGCTTTAGGGCAAAGCTTTATTCCTTGTGGGGTAATGGCGGAATAA